The Osmerus eperlanus chromosome 25, fOsmEpe2.1, whole genome shotgun sequence genome contains a region encoding:
- the tmem230b gene encoding transmembrane protein 230b gives MPARNIVTNGIPSSKVRYSKLPNDDDGYIDLQFKKSPPKVPYKAIALATALFLIGSLLITIGALLLAGYFDVKDRDRTVPVIIIGILVFLPGFYHLRIAYYASKGYRGYSYDDIPDFDD, from the exons ATGCCTGCCCGTAACATTGTAACTAACGGTATTCCTAGCAGTAAAGTTAGGTATTCTAAATTACCGAATGATGATGACGGTTATATTGACCTTCAG TTCAAAAAGAGTCCACCTAAAGTGCCATACAAAGCCATTGCATTGGCCACCGCCCTTTTCTTAATTGGCTCCCTGCTGATAACCATAGGGGCCCTGCTCCTGGCGGGATACTTTGACGTCAAG GATAGGGATAGAACGGTGCCAGTCATCATAATTGGAATACTGGTTTTCCTTCCTGGGTTCTATCACTTGCGGATAGCCTACTATGCATCAAAAGGTTACCGTGGATATTCTTATGATGACATTCCAGATTTTGATGACTGA